From Hippoglossus stenolepis isolate QCI-W04-F060 chromosome 6, HSTE1.2, whole genome shotgun sequence, a single genomic window includes:
- the slc12a5b gene encoding solute carrier family 12 member 5b isoform X2: MLNNITDCEEGEGGPNSQGDGNPKESSPFINSSAASDAEKSQQYDGKNMALFEEEMDTSPMVSSLLSSLANYSNLPTGSKEHEEEEYNEEGARPSKKPVKAPQLGTLMGVYLPCIQNIFGVILFLRMTWMVGVGGVLGSFIIVFMCCSTTMLTAISMSAIATNGVVPAGGSYYMISRSLGPEFGGAVGICFYLGTTFAGAMYILGCIEILLIYIIPQAAIFQIEGLEGPEAEAALLNNMRVYGTIVLSFMSLVVFVGVKYVNKLALVFLACVILSILSVYAGVIKTAIDPPVFPVCLLGNRTLLSKGYDVCAKVIEIDNETVTTKLWMSFCDSESLNATCDEYFINNNVTEIQGIPGVMSGILAENLFGNYLEKGVILEKRGLVSDVDPDSPTTSSNRYVLADISSFFTLLVGIYFPSVTGIMAGSNRSGDLRDAQKSIPIGTIAAITTTSTVYISSVVLFGACIEGVVLRDKFGEGVSGNLVIGTLAWPSPWVIVIGSFFSTCGAGLQSLTGAPRLLQAISRDGIIPFLRVFGHGKENGEPTWALLLTVSICEIGILIASLDSVAPILSMFFLMCYMFVNLACALQTLLRTPNWRPRFKFYHWALSFLGMSLCLSLMFICSWYYAIIAMGIATCIYKYIEFRGAEKEWGDGIRGISLSAARFALMRLEEGPPHTKNWRPQILVLLSVDAEQNVEQPRLLSLANQLKAGKGLTIVGTAVHGTFLDNHTEAQRADQSLRKLMETEKVKGFSQVVISSNLRDGTSHLIQLGGLGGLKHNTVMVSWPRNWKQPEFHQQFRNFIEVVRETTVASLALLVPKNISSYPSNGERFTEGHIDVWWIVHDGGMLMLLPFLLRQHKVWRKCKMRIFTVAQMDDNSIQMKKDLITFLYHLRIEAEVEVVEMLEGDISAYTYEKTLVMEQRSQILKQMHLTKNEKEREIQSITDSSRGSIRRKHPSKLRSQHSTEEGTSLAEKPEEEVQLIHSKNASTPTSPTSPTSPMSPAGGAATWTDNKGADKGRNILAANPESGRDLFNMKPEWEHLNQTDVRRMHTAMRLNEVITKKSKEAKLVLLNMPGPPKNRVGNENYMEFLEVLTEGLNRVLLVRGGGREVITIYS, encoded by the exons GTGATGGTAACCCCAAAGAGAGCAGTCCTTTCATCAACAGCAGTGCAGCCAGCGACGCGGAGAAGAGCCAGCAGTATGACGGCAAGAACATGGCTCTGTTTGAG gagGAGATGGATACCAGTCCAATGGTCTCCTCTCTGCTGAGCAGTCTGGCCAATTACTCCAATCTGCCAACAGGAAGCAAAGAGCATGAAGAGGAAGAGTATAATGAGGAGGGGGCGCGTCCGTCCAAAAAACCTGTCAAG GCTCCACAGCTGGGCACTCTGATGGGGGTGTACTTGCCGTGCATCCAGAACATCTTTGGGGTGATCCTTTTCCTACGGATGACCTGGATGGTCGGGGTCGGAGGCGTCCTCGGCTCCTTCATAATCGTCTTCATGTGTTGCTCCACA ACCATGCTCACAGCCATCTCCATGAGTGCCATCGCCACAAATGGAGTTGTACCAG CTGGAGGTTCATATTACATGATCTCTCGCTCACTGGGGCCTGAGTTCGGTGGAGCTGTTGGGATCTGCTTCTACTTGGGGACGACTTTCGCAGGTGCCATGTACATCCTTGGCTGCATCGAAATTCTGCTG ATTTATATCATTCCTCAGGCAGCCATCTTCCAGATTGAGGGTCTGGAGGGGCCGGAGGCGGAGGCGGCGCTCCTCAACAACATGCGGGTGTACGGCACCATCGTCCTGAGCTTCATGTCACTGGTGGTGTTTGTGGGGGTGAAATATGTGAACAAGTTGGCACTGGTCTTCCTGGCCTGTGTCATCCTCTCCATCCTGTCTGTTTACGCTGGAGTCATCAAGACCGCCATCGACCCCCCTGTCTTCCC CGTCTGCCTGCTGGGGAATCGAACCCTTCTCTCTAAAGGATACGACGTGTGTGCAAAGGTCATTGAGATTGACAATGAAACTGTCACCACCAAACTGTGGATGTCCTTCTGTGATTCCGAGTCCCTCAATGCCACGTGTGATGAATACTTCATCAACAACAATGTCACCGAGATACAGGGCATCCCGGGGGTCATGAGCGGCATCCTGGCTG AAAACCTGTTTGGTAACTACCTAGAAAAAGGGGTTATCCTGGAAAAGCGCGGACTTGTGTCAGATGTGGATCCGGACAGTCCCACCACCAGCTCCAACCGTTACGTCCTGGCTGACATCAGCAGCTTCTTCACCCTGCTGGTGGGGATTTACTTCCCATCTGTCACAG GTATCATGGCCGGCTCCAACCGCTCCGGCGACCTGCGTGATGCTCAGAAGTCAATTCCCATCGGCACCATCGCAGCCATCACCACCACTTCTACTGTGT ACATCTCCAGTGTGGTGCTGTTTGGTGCCTGTATAGAAGGAGTCGTCCTCAGGGACAA GTTTGGTGAAGGCGTCAGTGGTAACCTGGTGATTGGTACGCTGGCGTGGCCGTCTCCGTGGGTCATTGTGATTGGCTCCTTCTTTTCCACGTGCGGAGCTGGACTCCAGAGTCTGACGGGAGCTCCACGTCTGCTGCAGGCCATCTCAAGGGACGGCATCATCCCATTTCTCAGA GTGTTTGGTCATGGCAAAGAAAACGGAGAGCCCACCTGGGCCCTCCTGCTCACAGTTAGCATCTGTGAGATTGGCATCCTCATCGCCTCCCTGGATTCAGTCGCACCCATCCTCTCCAT GTTCTTCTTGATGTGCTACATGTTCGTCAACTTGGCCTGTGCACTGCAGACGTTGCTGAGGACGCCAAACTGGAGGCCGCGCTTCAAGTTCTACCactg GGCTCTGTCTTTCCTGGGTATGAGTTTGTGCCTGTCGCTGATGTTCATCTGCTCCTGGTATTACGCCATTATTGCCATGGGCATCGCCACTTGCATCTACAAATACATTGAGTTCCGTGG AGCTGAGAAGGAGTGGGGTGATGGGATACGTGGCATCTCGCTGAGCGCCGCTCGCTTCGCTCTCATGAGGCTGGAGGAGGGACCACCACACACCAAGAACTGGAG GCCTCAGATCCTGGTTCTGTTGAGTGTTGATGCCGAGCAGAACGTAGAGCAGCCTCGTTTGCTGTCTCTGGCCAATCAGCTGAAAGCAGGAAAAGGTCTGACCATCGTTGGTACCGCAGTTCATGGGACCTTCCTCGACAACCACACTGAGGCTCAGAGGGCCGACCAG TCTCTGCGTAAGCTgatggagacggagaaagtgaaGGGTTTCTCCCAGGTGGTCATCTCCTCCAACCTGCGAGACGGGACGTCCCACCTGATCCAGCTCGGAGGACTGGGAGGCCTGAAGCACAACACAGTGATGGTCAGCTGGCCCCGCAACTGGAAGCAGCCCGAGTTCCACCAGCAATTCAGGAACTTCATTG AGGTGGTCAGAGAGACAACTGTAGCCAGTCTGGCCTTGTTGGTTCCTAAGAACATCTCCAGCTACCCGTCCAACGGAGAGCGCTTCACCGAGGGCCACATCGACGTGTGGTGGATCGTCCACGACGGAGGCATGCTGATGCTCCTGCCCTTCCTGCTGCGCCAACACAAG GTGTGGAGGAAGTGCAAGATGCGCATTTTCACAGTCGCTCAGATGGATGATAACAGTATCCAGATGAAGAAAGACCTCATCACCTTCCTCTATCACCTGCGTATTGAGgctgaggtggaggtggtggagatg CTTGAGGGTGACATCTCAGCCTACACCTATGAGAAGACACTGGTAATGGAGCAACGGTCACAAATCCTCAAACAAATGCATCTGACCAAgaatgagaaggagagagag ATCCAGAGCATAACGGATTCATCCCGTGGCTCCATCCGACGTAAACACCCGTCGAAATTACGTTCCCAGCACAGCACTGAGGAGGGAACCAGCCTGGCAGAGAAACCTGAAGAGGAG GTCCAGCTGATCCACAGTAAGAACGCCTCAACGCCAACCAGCCCCACAAGCCCCACAAGCCCCATGTCCCCTGCAGGGGGTGCTGCCACCTGGACCGACAACAAGGGTGCAGACAAGGGGAGGAACATTTTAGCAGCGAACCCAGAGTCAGGGAGGGACCTCTTCAACATGAAGCC gGAATGGGAGCACCT GAACCAGACTGATGTGAGACGCATGCACACGGCGATGCGGCTCAATGAGGTCATCACGAAGAAGTCCAAGGAGGCGAAGCTCGTCCTGCTCAACATGCCCGGGCCACCGAAGAACCGTGTGGGCAACGAAAACT ACATGGAGTTCCTGGAGGTTCTTACTGAGGGTCTCAATCGGGTCCTCCTTGTGCGTGGAGGTGGACGTGAGGTCATCACCATCTACTCCTAG
- the slc12a5b gene encoding solute carrier family 12 member 5b isoform X1: MLNNITDCEEGEGGPNSQGDGNPKESSPFINSSAASDAEKSQQYDGKNMALFEEEMDTSPMVSSLLSSLANYSNLPTGSKEHEEEEYNEEGARPSKKPVKAPQLGTLMGVYLPCIQNIFGVILFLRMTWMVGVGGVLGSFIIVFMCCSTTMLTAISMSAIATNGVVPAGGSYYMISRSLGPEFGGAVGICFYLGTTFAGAMYILGCIEILLIYIIPQAAIFQIEGLEGPEAEAALLNNMRVYGTIVLSFMSLVVFVGVKYVNKLALVFLACVILSILSVYAGVIKTAIDPPVFPVCLLGNRTLLSKGYDVCAKVIEIDNETVTTKLWMSFCDSESLNATCDEYFINNNVTEIQGIPGVMSGILAENLFGNYLEKGVILEKRGLVSDVDPDSPTTSSNRYVLADISSFFTLLVGIYFPSVTGIMAGSNRSGDLRDAQKSIPIGTIAAITTTSTVYISSVVLFGACIEGVVLRDKFGEGVSGNLVIGTLAWPSPWVIVIGSFFSTCGAGLQSLTGAPRLLQAISRDGIIPFLRVFGHGKENGEPTWALLLTVSICEIGILIASLDSVAPILSMFFLMCYMFVNLACALQTLLRTPNWRPRFKFYHWALSFLGMSLCLSLMFICSWYYAIIAMGIATCIYKYIEFRGAEKEWGDGIRGISLSAARFALMRLEEGPPHTKNWRPQILVLLSVDAEQNVEQPRLLSLANQLKAGKGLTIVGTAVHGTFLDNHTEAQRADQSLRKLMETEKVKGFSQVVISSNLRDGTSHLIQLGGLGGLKHNTVMVSWPRNWKQPEFHQQFRNFIEVVRETTVASLALLVPKNISSYPSNGERFTEGHIDVWWIVHDGGMLMLLPFLLRQHKVWRKCKMRIFTVAQMDDNSIQMKKDLITFLYHLRIEAEVEVVEMLEGDISAYTYEKTLVMEQRSQILKQMHLTKNEKEREIQSITDSSRGSIRRKHPSKLRSQHSTEEGTSLAEKPEEESVAVSNSKQVQLIHSKNASTPTSPTSPTSPMSPAGGAATWTDNKGADKGRNILAANPESGRDLFNMKPEWEHLNQTDVRRMHTAMRLNEVITKKSKEAKLVLLNMPGPPKNRVGNENYMEFLEVLTEGLNRVLLVRGGGREVITIYS, encoded by the exons GTGATGGTAACCCCAAAGAGAGCAGTCCTTTCATCAACAGCAGTGCAGCCAGCGACGCGGAGAAGAGCCAGCAGTATGACGGCAAGAACATGGCTCTGTTTGAG gagGAGATGGATACCAGTCCAATGGTCTCCTCTCTGCTGAGCAGTCTGGCCAATTACTCCAATCTGCCAACAGGAAGCAAAGAGCATGAAGAGGAAGAGTATAATGAGGAGGGGGCGCGTCCGTCCAAAAAACCTGTCAAG GCTCCACAGCTGGGCACTCTGATGGGGGTGTACTTGCCGTGCATCCAGAACATCTTTGGGGTGATCCTTTTCCTACGGATGACCTGGATGGTCGGGGTCGGAGGCGTCCTCGGCTCCTTCATAATCGTCTTCATGTGTTGCTCCACA ACCATGCTCACAGCCATCTCCATGAGTGCCATCGCCACAAATGGAGTTGTACCAG CTGGAGGTTCATATTACATGATCTCTCGCTCACTGGGGCCTGAGTTCGGTGGAGCTGTTGGGATCTGCTTCTACTTGGGGACGACTTTCGCAGGTGCCATGTACATCCTTGGCTGCATCGAAATTCTGCTG ATTTATATCATTCCTCAGGCAGCCATCTTCCAGATTGAGGGTCTGGAGGGGCCGGAGGCGGAGGCGGCGCTCCTCAACAACATGCGGGTGTACGGCACCATCGTCCTGAGCTTCATGTCACTGGTGGTGTTTGTGGGGGTGAAATATGTGAACAAGTTGGCACTGGTCTTCCTGGCCTGTGTCATCCTCTCCATCCTGTCTGTTTACGCTGGAGTCATCAAGACCGCCATCGACCCCCCTGTCTTCCC CGTCTGCCTGCTGGGGAATCGAACCCTTCTCTCTAAAGGATACGACGTGTGTGCAAAGGTCATTGAGATTGACAATGAAACTGTCACCACCAAACTGTGGATGTCCTTCTGTGATTCCGAGTCCCTCAATGCCACGTGTGATGAATACTTCATCAACAACAATGTCACCGAGATACAGGGCATCCCGGGGGTCATGAGCGGCATCCTGGCTG AAAACCTGTTTGGTAACTACCTAGAAAAAGGGGTTATCCTGGAAAAGCGCGGACTTGTGTCAGATGTGGATCCGGACAGTCCCACCACCAGCTCCAACCGTTACGTCCTGGCTGACATCAGCAGCTTCTTCACCCTGCTGGTGGGGATTTACTTCCCATCTGTCACAG GTATCATGGCCGGCTCCAACCGCTCCGGCGACCTGCGTGATGCTCAGAAGTCAATTCCCATCGGCACCATCGCAGCCATCACCACCACTTCTACTGTGT ACATCTCCAGTGTGGTGCTGTTTGGTGCCTGTATAGAAGGAGTCGTCCTCAGGGACAA GTTTGGTGAAGGCGTCAGTGGTAACCTGGTGATTGGTACGCTGGCGTGGCCGTCTCCGTGGGTCATTGTGATTGGCTCCTTCTTTTCCACGTGCGGAGCTGGACTCCAGAGTCTGACGGGAGCTCCACGTCTGCTGCAGGCCATCTCAAGGGACGGCATCATCCCATTTCTCAGA GTGTTTGGTCATGGCAAAGAAAACGGAGAGCCCACCTGGGCCCTCCTGCTCACAGTTAGCATCTGTGAGATTGGCATCCTCATCGCCTCCCTGGATTCAGTCGCACCCATCCTCTCCAT GTTCTTCTTGATGTGCTACATGTTCGTCAACTTGGCCTGTGCACTGCAGACGTTGCTGAGGACGCCAAACTGGAGGCCGCGCTTCAAGTTCTACCactg GGCTCTGTCTTTCCTGGGTATGAGTTTGTGCCTGTCGCTGATGTTCATCTGCTCCTGGTATTACGCCATTATTGCCATGGGCATCGCCACTTGCATCTACAAATACATTGAGTTCCGTGG AGCTGAGAAGGAGTGGGGTGATGGGATACGTGGCATCTCGCTGAGCGCCGCTCGCTTCGCTCTCATGAGGCTGGAGGAGGGACCACCACACACCAAGAACTGGAG GCCTCAGATCCTGGTTCTGTTGAGTGTTGATGCCGAGCAGAACGTAGAGCAGCCTCGTTTGCTGTCTCTGGCCAATCAGCTGAAAGCAGGAAAAGGTCTGACCATCGTTGGTACCGCAGTTCATGGGACCTTCCTCGACAACCACACTGAGGCTCAGAGGGCCGACCAG TCTCTGCGTAAGCTgatggagacggagaaagtgaaGGGTTTCTCCCAGGTGGTCATCTCCTCCAACCTGCGAGACGGGACGTCCCACCTGATCCAGCTCGGAGGACTGGGAGGCCTGAAGCACAACACAGTGATGGTCAGCTGGCCCCGCAACTGGAAGCAGCCCGAGTTCCACCAGCAATTCAGGAACTTCATTG AGGTGGTCAGAGAGACAACTGTAGCCAGTCTGGCCTTGTTGGTTCCTAAGAACATCTCCAGCTACCCGTCCAACGGAGAGCGCTTCACCGAGGGCCACATCGACGTGTGGTGGATCGTCCACGACGGAGGCATGCTGATGCTCCTGCCCTTCCTGCTGCGCCAACACAAG GTGTGGAGGAAGTGCAAGATGCGCATTTTCACAGTCGCTCAGATGGATGATAACAGTATCCAGATGAAGAAAGACCTCATCACCTTCCTCTATCACCTGCGTATTGAGgctgaggtggaggtggtggagatg CTTGAGGGTGACATCTCAGCCTACACCTATGAGAAGACACTGGTAATGGAGCAACGGTCACAAATCCTCAAACAAATGCATCTGACCAAgaatgagaaggagagagag ATCCAGAGCATAACGGATTCATCCCGTGGCTCCATCCGACGTAAACACCCGTCGAAATTACGTTCCCAGCACAGCACTGAGGAGGGAACCAGCCTGGCAGAGAAACCTGAAGAGGAG TCTGTGGCTGTCTCCAACTCAAAACAGGTCCAGCTGATCCACAGTAAGAACGCCTCAACGCCAACCAGCCCCACAAGCCCCACAAGCCCCATGTCCCCTGCAGGGGGTGCTGCCACCTGGACCGACAACAAGGGTGCAGACAAGGGGAGGAACATTTTAGCAGCGAACCCAGAGTCAGGGAGGGACCTCTTCAACATGAAGCC gGAATGGGAGCACCT GAACCAGACTGATGTGAGACGCATGCACACGGCGATGCGGCTCAATGAGGTCATCACGAAGAAGTCCAAGGAGGCGAAGCTCGTCCTGCTCAACATGCCCGGGCCACCGAAGAACCGTGTGGGCAACGAAAACT ACATGGAGTTCCTGGAGGTTCTTACTGAGGGTCTCAATCGGGTCCTCCTTGTGCGTGGAGGTGGACGTGAGGTCATCACCATCTACTCCTAG
- the rh50 gene encoding rh50-like protein produces MKTRSTNLRVKLPAFVFVMEVVIVVLYAAFVTYDEHADARFQNNQTNPMDNAVYKDYPVFTDIQVMIFLGFGCLLAFFRLYGFGGMVFNFLTATFAIQWAILVQGYFQFSHDGKIHLGVINLIYAEFACAVVLISFGAVLGKTSPLQLLVMALLEVPVFAATEWAMLKYIKINDAGGSILIHLFACYFGLGVTFVLYRPHLNEGHAKENTSYQSDILSVMGTLFLWVFWPSFNSALTLKGDDQHRAILHTFIGLSASTLTAFALSAMLNKNGKITMTDIQNVTLAGGVTVGATVDMMISPVTAYALGILGCTACMLGYKYLSPFLAQRFRIQDQCGIHNLHGLTGLISCAAGICAILAADEEVYGPSFYEIFTHRAPVEGDPKLQELQMLIPGLRPGLGRTAREQALFQVAAVFSTIGVSALGGILTGFILKLPLLAPPSDDLCFDDKLFFDVPPDYDAPLRLKHKTITEDSAA; encoded by the coding sequence ATGAAGACACGGTCGACCAACCTCCGCGTGAAGCTACctgcctttgtctttgtcatggAGGTGGTCATTGTTGTCTTGTACGCTGCCTTTGTCACCTACGATGAGCATGCAGATGCCAGGTTTCAGAACAACCAGACTAACCCCATGGACAACGCAGTGTACAAGGACTACCCTGTCTTTACGGACATACAGGTCATGATATTCCTCGGCTTCGGGTGCCTGTTGGCGTTTTTCCGACTGTATGGCTTCGGAGGGATGGTTTTCAACTTCCTCACGGCCACTTTTGCCATCCAGTGGGCCATCCTGGTGCAGGGGTACTTCCAGTTCAGCCACGATGGCAAGATACACCTCGGAGTGATCAACCTGATATACGCAGAGTTTGCCTGTGCCGTGGTGTTGATATCTTTCGGGGCAGTGCTGGGTAAGACCAGTCCTTTGCAGCTGCTGGTCATGGCTCTGCTGGAAGTGCCAGTGTTTGCAGCCACAGAATGGGCCATGCTGAAGTACATCAAGATTAATGACGCGGGAGGATCTATTCTCATTCACCTCTTTGCCTGTTATTTTGGCCTGGGTGTCACCTTTGTTCTCTACAGGCCTCACCTGAACGAAGGCCATGCCAAGGAGAACACCAGCTATCAGTCTGACATCCTGTCTGTGATGGGGACCTTGTTCCTCTGGGTGTTCTGGCCCTCCTTCAACTCAGCGTTGACCCTGAAAGGAGACGACCAGCACAGAGCCATCCTCCACACCTTCATCGGCCTCAGCGCCTCCACGCTCACGGCCTTCGCTCTCTCTGCGATGCTGAACAAAAATGGTAAGATCACCATGACTGATATTCAGAACGTCACGCTGGCCGGAGGTGTGACAGTCGGAGCGACTGTGGATATGATGATATCACCTGTAACTGCATATGCTCTGGGTATACTGGGCTGCACTGCATGCATGCTGGGCTACAAGTACTTGAGCCCCTTCCTTGCACAGCGCTTCAGGATCCAGGATCAATGTGGAATACACAACTTGCACGGTCTAACAGGACTCATATCCTGTGCTGCAGGGATATGCGCTATACTGGCGGCTGATGAGGAAGTCTACGGCCCCAGTTTTTATGAAATCTTCACCCACAGAGCACCAGTGGAGGGCGACCCCAAACTGCAAGAGCTGCAGATGTTGATCCCTGGTTTGCGGCCCGGTCTGGGGAGGACTGCCCGGGAACAGGCTCTGTTCCAGGTCGCAGCTGTGTTCTCCACCATAGGAGTGTCAGCACTGGGAGGCATCCTCACAGGCTTCATCTTAAAGCTGCCGCTCCTCGCTCCTCCATCGGATGACTTGTGCTTCGATGATAAGCTGTTCTTTGATGTTCCTCCTGACTACGATGCGCCGCttagactcaaacacaaaactatCACTGAGGATTCTGCTGCCTGA